Proteins from one Aureimonas sp. SA4125 genomic window:
- the fusA gene encoding elongation factor G produces MAREYKIEDYRNFGIMAHIDAGKTTTTERILYYTGKSHKIGEVHDGAATMDWMEQEQERGITITSAATTTYWAGRDGTMRRFNIIDTPGHVDFTIEVERSLRVLDGAIALLDANAGVEPQTETVWRQADKYHVPRMMFVNKMDKTGADFYRCVEMVKTRLGARPIVVQLPIGAETEFKGVVDLIEMNALIWRDESLGAKWDVVEIPADMVEKAKEYRELLIETAVEVDEAAMEAYLEGVMPDNTKLRALIRKGTCDVWFTPIFCGSAFKNKGVQPLLDGVVEYLPSPIDVPAIKGIDPKNDAEIERRASDDEPLSMLAFKIMNDPFVGSLTFCRIYSGKVSKGTALQNTVKDKKERLGRMLQMHSNSREDIEEAFAGDIVALAGLKDVTTGDTLCDPLKPVILERMEFPEPVIEIAIEPKTKGDQEKMGLALNRLAAEDPSFRVKTDEESGQTIIAGMGELHLDILVDRMRREYKVEANIGAPQVAYRETITRGADVDYTHKKQTGGTGQFARIKIHIEPGEPGTGYVFESKVVGGSVPKEYVPGVQKGIASVMTSGPLAGFPMVDIKAELLDGAYHDVDSSVLAFEIASRAGFREAIAKAAPKLLEPVMKVEVVTPEDYVGDVIGDLNSRRGQIQGTETRGIATVVNAMVPLANMFGYVNTLRSMSQGRAQYTMSFDHYEQVPNQVAEEIQKKFA; encoded by the coding sequence ATGGCGCGCGAATATAAGATCGAGGACTACCGCAACTTCGGGATCATGGCGCATATCGACGCCGGCAAGACCACGACGACCGAGCGGATTCTCTACTACACCGGCAAGTCGCACAAGATCGGCGAAGTGCATGACGGCGCTGCGACCATGGACTGGATGGAGCAGGAGCAGGAGCGTGGCATCACGATCACCTCCGCTGCGACGACCACCTACTGGGCCGGTCGTGACGGCACCATGCGCCGCTTCAACATCATCGACACGCCCGGCCACGTCGACTTCACCATTGAAGTCGAGCGCAGCTTGCGCGTTCTCGACGGCGCGATCGCGCTGCTCGACGCCAATGCCGGCGTAGAGCCGCAGACCGAGACCGTCTGGCGCCAGGCCGACAAGTATCACGTGCCCCGGATGATGTTCGTCAACAAGATGGACAAGACCGGTGCCGACTTCTACCGGTGCGTCGAAATGGTCAAGACGCGCCTCGGCGCCCGTCCGATCGTCGTCCAGCTGCCGATCGGCGCCGAGACCGAGTTCAAGGGCGTCGTCGACCTGATCGAGATGAACGCTCTCATCTGGCGCGACGAGTCGCTCGGCGCGAAGTGGGACGTCGTCGAGATCCCGGCCGACATGGTCGAAAAGGCGAAGGAGTATCGCGAGCTTCTGATCGAGACCGCCGTCGAAGTCGACGAGGCGGCGATGGAAGCCTATCTCGAAGGCGTCATGCCGGACAACACGAAGCTTCGTGCCTTGATCCGAAAGGGTACCTGCGACGTTTGGTTCACGCCGATCTTCTGCGGTTCGGCCTTCAAGAACAAGGGCGTCCAGCCGCTGCTCGACGGCGTCGTCGAGTACCTGCCGTCGCCGATCGACGTTCCGGCGATCAAGGGCATCGACCCGAAGAACGATGCCGAGATCGAGCGTCGCGCCTCTGACGACGAGCCGCTGTCGATGCTGGCGTTCAAGATCATGAACGACCCCTTCGTCGGTTCACTCACTTTCTGCCGGATCTATTCGGGCAAGGTTTCCAAGGGAACCGCGCTGCAGAACACGGTCAAGGACAAGAAAGAGCGTCTCGGCCGCATGCTGCAGATGCATTCCAACTCGCGCGAAGACATCGAAGAGGCGTTCGCGGGCGATATCGTCGCTCTCGCCGGTCTCAAGGATGTCACCACGGGCGATACGCTCTGCGATCCGCTGAAGCCGGTCATTCTCGAGCGCATGGAATTCCCCGAGCCGGTCATCGAGATCGCGATCGAGCCGAAGACCAAGGGCGATCAGGAGAAGATGGGCCTGGCGCTCAACCGCCTGGCTGCCGAGGATCCTTCCTTCCGCGTCAAGACCGACGAGGAGTCGGGCCAGACGATCATCGCCGGCATGGGCGAGTTGCATCTCGACATCCTCGTCGACCGCATGCGCCGCGAATACAAGGTCGAGGCGAACATCGGTGCGCCGCAGGTTGCCTACCGCGAGACGATCACGCGTGGCGCCGACGTCGATTACACGCATAAGAAGCAGACCGGTGGTACGGGCCAGTTCGCCCGCATCAAGATCCACATCGAGCCGGGCGAGCCGGGCACGGGTTACGTGTTCGAATCCAAGGTCGTCGGTGGTTCGGTTCCGAAGGAATACGTGCCGGGCGTCCAGAAGGGTATCGCTTCGGTGATGACCTCCGGTCCGCTCGCGGGCTTCCCGATGGTCGACATCAAGGCCGAGCTCCTCGACGGCGCCTACCATGACGTCGACTCCTCGGTCCTGGCCTTCGAGATCGCATCGCGCGCCGGCTTCCGTGAAGCCATCGCCAAGGCGGCTCCGAAGCTGCTCGAGCCGGTGATGAAGGTCGAGGTCGTCACCCCCGAGGATTACGTCGGTGACGTGATCGGCGATCTGAACTCGCGTCGCGGTCAGATCCAGGGCACCGAGACACGCGGTATCGCCACGGTGGTAAATGCCATGGTGCCGCTCGCCAACATGTTCGGCTACGTCAACACGCTGCGGTCGATGTCGCAGGGTCGGGCCCAGTACACGATGTCCTTCGACCACTACGAGCAGGTTCCGAACCAGGTCGCCGAAGAGATTCAGAAGAAGTTCGCCTGA
- the rpoC gene encoding DNA-directed RNA polymerase subunit beta' translates to MNQEVMNLFNPQVQAQTFDSIRISLASPEKILSWSFGEIKKPETINYRTFKPERDGLFCARIFGPIKDYECLCGKYKRMKYKGIICEKCGVEVTLSRVRRERMGHIELAAPVAHIWFLKSLPSRIGTLLDMTLKDIERVLYFENYIVTEPGLTALKEHQLLSEEDYMLAVDEYGEDSFTALIGAEAIQELLATMDLETIAGDLRTDLAETTSELKTKKLMKRLKIVENFIESGNKPEWMIMRIVPVIPPDLRPLVPLDGGRFATSDLNDLYRRVINRNNRLKRLIELRAPGIIIRNEKRMLQEAVDALFDNGRRGRVITGANKRPLKSLSDMLKGKQGRFRQNLLGKRVDYSGRSVIVTGPELKLHQCGLPKKMALELFKPFIYARLDAKGFSSTVKQAKKLVEKERPEVWDILDEVIREHPVLLNRAPTLHRLGIQAFEPVLIEGKAIQLHPLVCTAFNADFDGDQMAVHVPLSIEAQLEARVLMMSTNNILHPANGQPIIVPSQDMVLGLYYLSIMNENEPGQGMAFSDIGELEQAVFTKAVTLHSKIRGRFKTVDAEGKPVSKIYETTPGRMLIGQLLPKNHMVPYDICNELMTKKNISRMIDQVYPHCGQKDTVIFCDKIMQLGFKHACMAGISFGKDDMLIPETKPRMIAETQTLAKEFEQQYNDGLITQGEKYNKVVDAWAKCTDKIAEEMMIRIKAIEFNEDGRQKPMNSIYMMSHSGARGSPTQMRQLAAMRGLMTKPSGEIIETPIISNFKEGLTVLEYFNSTHGARKGLADTALKTANSGYLTRRLVDVAQDCIITQTDCGTEKGLTMQPIVDAGQVVASIGQRILGRTALEDIVHPLTGEVIVKGGVTIEEPDVEIIEKASIQSVKIRSALTCEIRTGICAICYGRDLARGTPVNMGEAVGVIAAQSIGEPGTQLTMRTFHMGGTAQVVDSSFLEASYEGTVQIRNRNVVRNSDGRLVAMGRNMAILILDPAGKERASHRVTYGSRVFVDDGDQVRRGQRIAEWDPYTRPVLTEIDGIVEFEDLVEGVSVSEQADEATGITKRAVIDWRASPRGQDLKPAMIIRNADGEVQKLARGTDARYFLSVDAILSVEPGSKVRAGDVLSRIPMESAKTKDITGGLPRVAELFEARKPKDNAVIAEIDGTVKFGRDYKNKRRIIIEPHEDGVEPVEYLIPKGKPFHLQEGDVIEKGDYILDGNPAPHDILAIRGVEALASYLVNEIQEVYRLQGVLINDKHIEVIVRQMLQKVEIVESGDSGYIPGDHVDRIELAELNERLEEEGKRPASGNPVLLGITKASLQTPSFISAASFQETTRVLTEAAVAGKTDTLQGLKENVIVGRLIPAGTGGMMTQVRRIATARDDLIIEDRRATSNAAGADRMLTDMTNAAE, encoded by the coding sequence ATGAACCAAGAGGTTATGAACCTTTTCAATCCTCAGGTGCAGGCGCAGACTTTCGACTCGATCCGCATCTCGCTGGCCAGTCCCGAGAAGATCCTGTCCTGGTCCTTCGGCGAGATCAAAAAGCCGGAAACCATCAACTACCGGACCTTCAAGCCGGAGCGCGACGGCCTGTTCTGCGCCCGGATCTTCGGGCCCATCAAGGACTACGAGTGCCTGTGCGGCAAGTACAAGCGCATGAAGTACAAGGGCATCATCTGCGAGAAGTGCGGCGTCGAGGTCACCCTCTCGCGCGTGCGGCGCGAGCGCATGGGCCATATCGAGCTGGCCGCCCCGGTCGCGCACATCTGGTTCCTGAAGTCGCTGCCGAGCCGCATCGGCACGCTGCTCGACATGACGCTGAAGGACATCGAGCGGGTCCTCTATTTCGAGAACTACATCGTCACCGAGCCGGGCCTGACCGCTCTGAAGGAGCACCAGCTCCTGTCGGAAGAGGACTACATGCTCGCCGTCGACGAATACGGCGAGGATAGCTTCACCGCGCTCATCGGCGCCGAGGCGATCCAGGAACTTCTGGCGACGATGGATCTCGAGACGATCGCGGGCGACCTGCGCACCGATCTCGCCGAGACCACCTCGGAGCTGAAGACCAAGAAGCTGATGAAGCGGCTGAAGATCGTCGAGAACTTCATCGAGTCCGGCAACAAGCCGGAGTGGATGATCATGCGCATCGTGCCGGTGATCCCGCCGGATCTCCGCCCGCTCGTCCCTCTGGACGGCGGCCGCTTTGCCACGTCCGATCTGAACGACCTCTACCGCCGCGTCATCAACCGCAACAACCGCCTGAAGCGGCTGATCGAGCTGCGCGCGCCCGGCATCATCATCCGCAACGAAAAGCGGATGCTGCAGGAAGCCGTCGACGCTTTGTTCGACAACGGCCGCCGCGGCCGCGTCATCACCGGCGCCAACAAGCGTCCGCTGAAATCGCTGTCGGACATGCTGAAGGGCAAGCAGGGCCGTTTCCGCCAGAACCTTCTCGGCAAGCGCGTCGACTATTCCGGCCGTTCGGTCATCGTGACGGGACCCGAGCTGAAGCTGCACCAGTGCGGCCTGCCGAAGAAGATGGCGCTCGAGCTGTTCAAGCCGTTCATCTATGCGCGCCTCGACGCCAAGGGCTTCTCCTCGACGGTGAAGCAGGCCAAGAAGCTCGTCGAGAAGGAGCGTCCGGAAGTCTGGGATATCCTCGACGAGGTCATCCGCGAGCATCCGGTGCTCTTGAACCGCGCCCCGACGCTGCATCGCCTCGGCATCCAGGCTTTCGAGCCGGTGCTGATCGAGGGCAAGGCGATCCAGCTGCATCCGCTCGTCTGCACGGCGTTCAACGCCGACTTCGACGGCGACCAGATGGCGGTGCACGTGCCCCTGTCGATCGAGGCGCAGCTCGAAGCCCGCGTCCTGATGATGTCGACGAACAACATCCTGCATCCCGCGAACGGTCAGCCGATCATCGTGCCGTCGCAGGACATGGTGCTGGGGCTCTACTACCTGTCGATCATGAACGAGAACGAGCCGGGGCAGGGCATGGCCTTCTCCGACATCGGCGAACTCGAGCAGGCCGTGTTCACCAAGGCGGTGACGCTGCACTCGAAGATCCGCGGCCGCTTCAAGACCGTCGACGCCGAGGGCAAGCCGGTCTCGAAGATCTACGAGACGACGCCGGGCCGCATGCTCATCGGCCAGCTGCTGCCGAAGAACCACATGGTTCCCTACGACATCTGCAACGAGCTGATGACGAAGAAGAACATCTCGCGGATGATCGATCAGGTCTACCCTCACTGCGGCCAGAAGGACACGGTCATCTTCTGCGACAAGATCATGCAGCTCGGCTTCAAGCACGCCTGCATGGCCGGCATCTCGTTCGGCAAAGACGACATGCTCATCCCGGAAACCAAGCCGCGGATGATCGCCGAGACGCAGACGCTCGCGAAGGAATTCGAGCAGCAGTACAATGACGGCCTGATCACCCAGGGCGAAAAGTACAACAAGGTGGTCGACGCCTGGGCCAAGTGCACGGACAAGATCGCCGAAGAGATGATGATCCGCATCAAGGCGATCGAGTTCAACGAGGACGGCCGTCAGAAGCCGATGAACTCGATCTACATGATGTCGCACTCCGGTGCGCGTGGCTCGCCGACGCAGATGCGCCAGCTCGCCGCGATGCGCGGCCTGATGACCAAGCCTTCGGGCGAGATCATCGAAACGCCGATCATCTCGAACTTCAAGGAGGGCCTGACGGTTCTCGAATACTTCAACTCGACCCACGGCGCCCGTAAGGGTCTCGCGGACACCGCGTTGAAGACGGCGAACTCGGGCTATCTGACGCGTCGCCTCGTCGACGTGGCGCAGGACTGCATCATCACGCAGACCGATTGCGGCACCGAGAAGGGCCTGACGATGCAGCCGATCGTCGATGCCGGCCAGGTCGTGGCCTCGATCGGCCAGCGGATCCTTGGCCGTACGGCGCTCGAGGACATCGTGCATCCGCTCACCGGCGAGGTCATCGTCAAGGGTGGCGTCACCATCGAGGAGCCGGATGTCGAGATCATCGAGAAGGCGTCGATCCAGTCGGTGAAGATCCGGTCGGCGCTCACCTGCGAGATCCGGACCGGCATCTGCGCCATCTGCTACGGGCGCGATCTCGCCCGCGGCACGCCCGTCAACATGGGCGAGGCCGTCGGCGTCATCGCGGCGCAGTCGATCGGCGAGCCGGGCACGCAGCTCACCATGCGCACGTTCCACATGGGCGGCACGGCGCAGGTGGTCGACAGTTCCTTCCTCGAGGCGTCCTACGAGGGCACGGTGCAGATCCGCAACCGCAACGTCGTCCGCAACTCGGACGGCCGACTGGTGGCGATGGGCCGCAACATGGCGATCCTGATCCTTGACCCGGCGGGCAAGGAGAGGGCGTCGCACCGCGTCACCTACGGCAGCCGCGTCTTCGTCGACGATGGCGACCAGGTCCGTCGCGGCCAGCGCATCGCCGAGTGGGACCCCTACACCCGTCCGGTTCTCACCGAAATCGACGGCATCGTCGAGTTCGAGGATCTGGTCGAGGGCGTCTCCGTCTCCGAGCAGGCGGACGAGGCGACAGGCATCACCAAGCGGGCGGTCATCGACTGGCGGGCAAGCCCGCGCGGTCAGGATCTGAAGCCGGCGATGATCATCCGCAATGCCGACGGCGAAGTGCAGAAGCTCGCCCGCGGCACGGACGCCCGCTACTTCCTTTCGGTCGACGCCATTTTGTCGGTCGAGCCGGGCTCCAAGGTGCGTGCTGGTGACGTTCTGTCGCGTATTCCGATGGAAAGCGCCAAGACCAAGGACATCACGGGCGGTCTGCCGCGCGTTGCCGAACTGTTCGAGGCCCGCAAGCCGAAGGACAATGCGGTCATCGCCGAGATCGACGGCACGGTGAAGTTCGGCCGCGACTACAAGAACAAGCGCCGGATCATCATCGAGCCGCATGAGGACGGCGTCGAGCCTGTCGAGTATCTGATCCCGAAGGGCAAGCCGTTCCATCTCCAGGAAGGCGACGTCATCGAGAAGGGCGACTACATCCTCGACGGCAACCCGGCACCGCACGACATCCTGGCGATCCGCGGCGTGGAAGCTCTGGCGAGCTACCTCGTCAACGAGATCCAGGAGGTATACCGGCTGCAGGGCGTGCTTATCAACGACAAGCACATCGAGGTCATCGTCCGGCAGATGCTGCAGAAGGTCGAGATCGTGGAGTCGGGTGATTCCGGCTACATTCCGGGCGACCATGTCGACCGGATCGAGCTCGCCGAGCTGAACGAGCGGCTGGAGGAGGAGGGCAAGCGCCCGGCTTCCGGCAACCCGGTCCTCCTCGGCATCACCAAGGCCTCGCTGCAGACGCCGTCCTTCATTTCGGCGGCATCCTTCCAGGAAACCACCCGCGTCCTCACCGAGGCGGCCGTTGCCGGAAAGACCGACACGCTGCAGGGCCTGAAGGAAAACGTCATCGTCGGCCGCCTCATCCCGGCCGGTACCGGCGGCATGATGACCCAGGTCCGCCGCATCGCGACGGCCCGCGACGACCTCATCATCGAGGATCGCCGCGCAACGTCGAACGCCGCAGGTGCGGACCGCATGCTGACGGACATGACGAACGCCGCCGAATAG
- the rpsG gene encoding 30S ribosomal protein S7: MSRRHSAEKREINPDPKFGDLVVTKFMNAVMYDGKKSIAERIVYGAFDVVKDKSRQEALTIFHQALENIAPHVEVRSRRVGGATYQVPVDVRPERRQALAIRWLITAARNRNETTMVDRLSGELMDAANNRGTAVKKREDTHRMAEANRAFSHYRW, from the coding sequence ATGTCCCGTCGTCACAGTGCCGAGAAGCGCGAAATCAACCCGGACCCGAAGTTCGGCGATCTCGTTGTCACCAAGTTCATGAATGCCGTCATGTACGACGGCAAGAAGTCGATCGCCGAGCGGATCGTCTATGGCGCGTTTGACGTGGTCAAGGACAAGAGCCGCCAGGAGGCTCTGACGATCTTCCATCAGGCGCTCGAGAACATTGCGCCGCACGTCGAAGTCCGTTCGCGGCGCGTCGGCGGTGCAACCTACCAGGTCCCGGTCGACGTTCGTCCCGAGCGCCGTCAGGCGCTGGCGATCCGCTGGCTGATCACCGCTGCCCGCAACCGGAACGAGACGACCATGGTCGATCGTCTGTCCGGCGAGCTGATGGATGCAGCGAACAATCGTGGTACCGCCGTCAAGAAGCGCGAAGACACGCACCGCATGGCGGAAGCGAACCGCGCCTTCTCGCACTACCGCTGGTAA
- the tuf gene encoding elongation factor Tu, protein MAKSKFERNKPHVNIGTIGHVDHGKTSLTAAITKYFGEYKRYDQIDAAPEEKARGITISTAHVEYETPARHYAHVDCPGHADYVKNMITGAAQMDGAILVCSAADGPMPQTREHILLARQVGVPAIVVFLNKVDQVDDEELLELVELEVRELLSMYEYPGDDIPIVKGSALAALEDSNKTIGEDAVRALMAAVDEYIPTPERPINMPFLMPIEDVFSISGRGTVVTGRVERGIVKVGEEVEIVGIRDTKKTTVTGVEMFRKLLDQGQAGDNIGALVRGVDREGVERGQVLCKPGTVKPHTRFMAEAYILTKEEGGRHTPFFTNYRPQFYFRTTDVTGVVTLPEGTEMVMPGDNVTMDVKLIVPIAMEDKLRFAIREGGRTVGAGIVSSILE, encoded by the coding sequence ATGGCCAAGAGCAAATTCGAGCGCAACAAGCCGCATGTGAACATCGGCACGATCGGTCACGTCGACCACGGCAAGACGAGCCTGACGGCGGCGATCACGAAGTACTTCGGCGAGTACAAGCGCTACGACCAGATCGACGCGGCGCCGGAAGAGAAGGCACGCGGCATCACGATCTCGACGGCGCACGTCGAGTACGAGACGCCGGCCCGTCACTATGCCCACGTCGATTGCCCGGGCCATGCCGACTACGTCAAGAACATGATCACCGGTGCCGCCCAGATGGACGGCGCGATCCTGGTCTGTTCGGCTGCCGACGGCCCGATGCCGCAGACCCGCGAGCACATCCTGCTCGCCCGCCAGGTCGGCGTGCCGGCGATCGTGGTGTTCCTGAACAAGGTCGACCAGGTCGACGACGAGGAGCTGCTCGAGCTCGTCGAACTCGAAGTTCGCGAACTGCTGTCGATGTACGAATATCCCGGCGACGACATCCCGATCGTCAAGGGTTCGGCGCTGGCCGCGCTCGAAGACTCCAACAAGACCATCGGCGAAGACGCCGTTCGCGCCCTGATGGCCGCCGTCGACGAGTACATCCCGACGCCTGAGCGTCCGATCAACATGCCCTTCCTGATGCCGATCGAGGACGTGTTCTCGATCTCGGGCCGCGGCACGGTCGTCACCGGCCGCGTCGAGCGTGGCATCGTCAAGGTCGGCGAGGAAGTCGAGATCGTCGGCATCCGCGACACCAAGAAGACGACGGTGACCGGCGTCGAGATGTTCCGCAAGCTGCTCGACCAGGGCCAGGCCGGCGACAACATCGGCGCGCTCGTTCGCGGCGTCGACCGCGAGGGCGTCGAGCGCGGCCAGGTGCTGTGCAAGCCCGGCACGGTGAAGCCGCACACGCGCTTCATGGCCGAGGCCTACATCCTGACGAAGGAGGAGGGTGGCCGTCACACGCCGTTCTTCACCAACTACCGCCCGCAGTTCTACTTCCGCACGACGGACGTGACCGGCGTCGTGACGCTGCCCGAGGGCACCGAGATGGTCATGCCCGGCGACAACGTCACCATGGACGTCAAGCTGATCGTGCCGATCGCGATGGAAGACAAGCTGCGCTTCGCCATCCGCGAAGGCGGCCGCACCGTCGGCGCCGGCATCGTGTCGTCGATCCTCGAGTAG
- the rpsL gene encoding 30S ribosomal protein S12 — MPTINQLIRNPRVRPAERNTVPALEANPQKRGVCTRVYTTTPKKPNSALRKVAKVRLVNGFEVIGYIPGEGHNLQEHSVVMIRGGRVKDLPGVRYHIIRGVLDTQGVKDRKQRRSKYGAKRPK; from the coding sequence ATGCCGACCATCAACCAGTTGATCCGCAACCCGCGCGTTCGCCCTGCCGAGCGCAACACGGTTCCGGCCCTTGAAGCCAACCCGCAGAAGCGCGGTGTCTGCACCCGCGTCTACACGACGACGCCGAAGAAGCCGAACTCGGCTCTGCGTAAGGTCGCCAAGGTTCGCCTCGTGAACGGTTTCGAAGTCATCGGGTACATTCCCGGCGAGGGCCATAACCTTCAGGAGCACTCCGTGGTCATGATCCGCGGCGGTCGCGTGAAGGATCTTCCCGGCGTTCGCTACCACATCATCCGCGGCGTCCTCGATACCCAGGGTGTCAAGGACCGCAAGCAGCGGCGTTCGAAGTACGGCGCCAAGCGTCCGAAGTAA